Genomic DNA from Acidimicrobiia bacterium:
ACAGCTTCCGAGCCAGGACCCAGCAGAGCTTCGCATCGCCGACAGTTGGCCGAGTAGCGAAGGCGGATCGTGCTCATCCGCTAGCTATCGGCTGACAAGCTCAGTTGGTTGAGTCACCAGCTGGCGAAAACGAAGCCACGGAACCGGGGGCGACCAGGGACGGGAACTCGTCTTCGAGAAGTTGCAGGAAGATGTAATCGTCGCCCCGGTCGATGGCGGCGAACACGAACGCCGAACTGTCGGGGGCCCACACACTCATGCTGCGGGCGTACTGTCCCCAGAAGATGAGATAACGGTTGAAAAAGGTGCCAGTTGGCACCGCCCGGAAATAGTCCTTTACGGTCCCGCTATTCCACACTCGTAGGACGATGCCGGCGTCTTCGATTCCGAATACCAGAATCTTGCGGCTGTCTGGACTCCATTGCCAGGCAAACACCAACCCGACCTCGAGAGATTTCCGTTCGCCAGTTGCCAGGTCTACGACGAACATGTCGGTTTCAGTTCCCGACCGGCCAGACGTATAGGCAATCTCGGTGCCATCCGGCGACAGCGAGAAACCGTTCATGCCCATACCCTCGGCGAGGACGGTTACTTCGTCGGTCGCCACGTTCTGCATGACGAGCTCGTCTCTATTCGCCTGGGCAGCCAGAAATCCCCCAAGACCGGCGGTCTGAATGATGACCGGTCGGATGTAGATGATCGATTTTCCATCCGGCGTCCACTGGGGTGCCTCGAACGTGCCAGTCTCGGTATCGATCGGCGTGCGCTGTCCGCTCGCCACATCAACGAGCTCGATGATCGAACCGTTCAGATGCGTGACGAGGGTTTTCCCATCCGGCGACCACACAAAGTAGAACGAGCCGGCCGAGTGTCTCTGAGTCACCTGCCCGTCGCCGAGATCGATGATGGCCAAGGCCGTTCCCTCTCCTCCAGCTCCGAGAACTCCCAACGCCCCACTGTCCGGGCGCCACTGAATGTAAAAAACCTGGAAAGGCGTGCCGTACTCCGTGGACGATCCATCGGTAACAGAGCTGACAACCACCGACGCAGTTCCGTCGGCTACCACCCGCGACCAGGCGACCGACTTTCCGTCGGGCGACCAGGTCGGCTGGGAGCCAACCTCTCCCTGAGAATCCCCCAGTGGCAGCGCGACCAGATCAGACCCGAT
This window encodes:
- a CDS encoding PD40 domain-containing protein, with translation MIDPFKKRLIRVATLFVGLLLVLSACTTAGRPTTTTSNPSPEPQVGPPSTTTTIGAAGEQIPPIGLSTAELEQLPGRLVINADRRQSVLVIGSDLVALPLGDSQGEVGSQPTWSPDGKSVAWSRVVADGTASVVVSSVTDGSSTEYGTPFQVFYIQWRPDSGALGVLGAGGEGTALAIIDLGDGQVTQRHSAGSFYFVWSPDGKTLVTHLNGSIIELVDVASGQRTPIDTETGTFEAPQWTPDGKSIIYIRPVIIQTAGLGGFLAAQANRDELVMQNVATDEVTVLAEGMGMNGFSLSPDGTEIAYTSGRSGTETDMFVVDLATGERKSLEVGLVFAWQWSPDSRKILVFGIEDAGIVLRVWNSGTVKDYFRAVPTGTFFNRYLIFWGQYARSMSVWAPDSSAFVFAAIDRGDDYIFLQLLEDEFPSLVAPGSVASFSPAGDSTN